A part of Gambusia affinis linkage group LG19, SWU_Gaff_1.0, whole genome shotgun sequence genomic DNA contains:
- the elavl3 gene encoding ELAV-like protein 3 isoform X4, translating into MVTIISTMETQVSNGPSGTSLPNGPVISTNGSTDDSKTNLIVNYLPQNMTQEEFKSLFGSIGEIESCKLVRDKITGQSLGYGFVNYVDPNDADKAINTLNGLKLQTKTIKVSYARPSSASIRDANLYVSGLPKTMSQKDMEQLFSQYGRIITSRILVDQVTGISRGVGFIRFDKRNEAEEAIKGLNGQKPLGAAEPITVKFANNPSQKTGQALLTQLYQTAARRYTGPLHHQTQRFSVIPSLGKGPDPNSSSNTILDNLLNASYGVKSSPPLFPRFSPITIDSMTSLAGVNLTGPTGAGWCIFVYNLSPEADESVLWQLFGPFGAVTNVKVIRDFTTNKCKGFGFVTMTNYDEAAMAIASLNGYRLGDRVLQVSFKTSKQHKA; encoded by the exons ATGGTTACT ATAATCAGCACCATGGAAACGCAGGTGTCCAACGGTCCAAGCGGAACCAGTCTGCCCAACGGCCCAGTCATTAGTACAAATGGCTCCACAGATGACAGCAAAACCAACTTGATCGTCAACTATCTGCCTCAGAACATGACCCAGGAAGAATTCAAAAGTTTGTTTGGTAGCATTGGAGAGATCGAATCCTGCAAGCTAGTCAGAGATAAGATAACAG GTCAGAGTTTGGGATATGGTTTTGTAAACTATGTGGATCCAAATGATGCAGACAAGGCTATCAACACACTAAATGGTCTCAAATTGCAGACTAAAACAATCAAG GTATCATATGCCAGGCCAAGTTCAGCCTCCATCCGTGATGCCAACCTTTATGTGAGCGGACTCCCCAAAACCATGAGCCAGAAAGACATGGAGCAGCTGTTCTCCCAGTATGGTCGCATCATCACGTCCCGCATCCTTGTGGACCAAGTTACAG GCATATCACGGGGAGTGGGCTTCATCCGGTTTGACAAGCGAAATGAAGCAGAGGAGGCCATCAAAGGACTGAACGGGCAGAAGCCTTTGGGTGCCGCTGAGCCAATCACAGTCAAGTTTGCCAACAACCCAAGCCAGAAAACAGGCCAGGCCTTACTGACTCAGCTGTACCAAACTGCTGCCCGTCGCTACACGGGACCCCTGCACCACCAGACTCAACGTTTCAG TGTGATCCCTTCACTTGGAAAGGGACCAGATCCAAATAGCAGCTCAAACACAAT ACTCGACAATTTACTAAACGCCAGCTACGGAGTCAAGAG ttctcctcctctctttcccAGATTCTCCCCCATCACCATTGACAGCATGACCAGTCTGGCCGGTGTCAACCTAACCGGTCCCACCGGAGCCGGCTGGTGCATCTTCGTCTACAACCTGTCGCCCGAGGCGGACGAGAGCGTCCTGTGGCAGCTCTTTGGGCCTTTCGGCGCCGTCACCAATGTCAAAGTCATCCGTGACTTCACCACCAACAAATGCAAGGGCTTCGGCTTCGTCACAATGACCAACTACGACGAAGCCGCCATGGCTATCGCCAGTCTAAATGGCTACCGCCTGGGCGATCGCGTGCTGCAGGTTTCCTTCAAAACCAGCAAGCAGCACAAGGCCTGA
- the elavl3 gene encoding ELAV-like protein 3 isoform X8 has protein sequence MVTIISTMETQVSNGPSGTSLPNGPVISTNGSTDDSKTNLIVNYLPQNMTQEEFKSLFGSIGEIESCKLVRDKITGQSLGYGFVNYVDPNDADKAINTLNGLKLQTKTIKVSYARPSSASIRDANLYVSGLPKTMSQKDMEQLFSQYGRIITSRILVDQVTGISRGVGFIRFDKRNEAEEAIKGLNGQKPLGAAEPITVKFANNPSQKTGQALLTQLYQTAARRYTGPLHHQTQRFSVIPSLGKGPDPNSSSNTILDNLLNASYGVKRFSPITIDSMTSLAGVNLTGPTGAGWCIFVYNLSPEADESVLWQLFGPFGAVTNVKVIRDFTTNKCKGFGFVTMTNYDEAAMAIASLNGYRLGDRVLQVSFKTSKQHKA, from the exons ATGGTTACT ATAATCAGCACCATGGAAACGCAGGTGTCCAACGGTCCAAGCGGAACCAGTCTGCCCAACGGCCCAGTCATTAGTACAAATGGCTCCACAGATGACAGCAAAACCAACTTGATCGTCAACTATCTGCCTCAGAACATGACCCAGGAAGAATTCAAAAGTTTGTTTGGTAGCATTGGAGAGATCGAATCCTGCAAGCTAGTCAGAGATAAGATAACAG GTCAGAGTTTGGGATATGGTTTTGTAAACTATGTGGATCCAAATGATGCAGACAAGGCTATCAACACACTAAATGGTCTCAAATTGCAGACTAAAACAATCAAG GTATCATATGCCAGGCCAAGTTCAGCCTCCATCCGTGATGCCAACCTTTATGTGAGCGGACTCCCCAAAACCATGAGCCAGAAAGACATGGAGCAGCTGTTCTCCCAGTATGGTCGCATCATCACGTCCCGCATCCTTGTGGACCAAGTTACAG GCATATCACGGGGAGTGGGCTTCATCCGGTTTGACAAGCGAAATGAAGCAGAGGAGGCCATCAAAGGACTGAACGGGCAGAAGCCTTTGGGTGCCGCTGAGCCAATCACAGTCAAGTTTGCCAACAACCCAAGCCAGAAAACAGGCCAGGCCTTACTGACTCAGCTGTACCAAACTGCTGCCCGTCGCTACACGGGACCCCTGCACCACCAGACTCAACGTTTCAG TGTGATCCCTTCACTTGGAAAGGGACCAGATCCAAATAGCAGCTCAAACACAAT ACTCGACAATTTACTAAACGCCAGCTACGGAGTCAAGAG ATTCTCCCCCATCACCATTGACAGCATGACCAGTCTGGCCGGTGTCAACCTAACCGGTCCCACCGGAGCCGGCTGGTGCATCTTCGTCTACAACCTGTCGCCCGAGGCGGACGAGAGCGTCCTGTGGCAGCTCTTTGGGCCTTTCGGCGCCGTCACCAATGTCAAAGTCATCCGTGACTTCACCACCAACAAATGCAAGGGCTTCGGCTTCGTCACAATGACCAACTACGACGAAGCCGCCATGGCTATCGCCAGTCTAAATGGCTACCGCCTGGGCGATCGCGTGCTGCAGGTTTCCTTCAAAACCAGCAAGCAGCACAAGGCCTGA
- the elavl3 gene encoding ELAV-like protein 3 isoform X1, with protein sequence MVTQIISTMETQVSNGPSGTSLPNGPVISTNGSTDDSKTNLIVNYLPQNMTQEEFKSLFGSIGEIESCKLVRDKITGQSLGYGFVNYVDPNDADKAINTLNGLKLQTKTIKVSYARPSSASIRDANLYVSGLPKTMSQKDMEQLFSQYGRIITSRILVDQVTAGISRGVGFIRFDKRNEAEEAIKGLNGQKPLGAAEPITVKFANNPSQKTGQALLTQLYQTAARRYTGPLHHQTQRFSVIPSLGKGPDPNSSSNTILDNLLNASYGVKSSPPLFPRFSPITIDSMTSLAGVNLTGPTGAGWCIFVYNLSPEADESVLWQLFGPFGAVTNVKVIRDFTTNKCKGFGFVTMTNYDEAAMAIASLNGYRLGDRVLQVSFKTSKQHKA encoded by the exons ATGGTTACT CAGATAATCAGCACCATGGAAACGCAGGTGTCCAACGGTCCAAGCGGAACCAGTCTGCCCAACGGCCCAGTCATTAGTACAAATGGCTCCACAGATGACAGCAAAACCAACTTGATCGTCAACTATCTGCCTCAGAACATGACCCAGGAAGAATTCAAAAGTTTGTTTGGTAGCATTGGAGAGATCGAATCCTGCAAGCTAGTCAGAGATAAGATAACAG GTCAGAGTTTGGGATATGGTTTTGTAAACTATGTGGATCCAAATGATGCAGACAAGGCTATCAACACACTAAATGGTCTCAAATTGCAGACTAAAACAATCAAG GTATCATATGCCAGGCCAAGTTCAGCCTCCATCCGTGATGCCAACCTTTATGTGAGCGGACTCCCCAAAACCATGAGCCAGAAAGACATGGAGCAGCTGTTCTCCCAGTATGGTCGCATCATCACGTCCCGCATCCTTGTGGACCAAGTTACAG CAGGCATATCACGGGGAGTGGGCTTCATCCGGTTTGACAAGCGAAATGAAGCAGAGGAGGCCATCAAAGGACTGAACGGGCAGAAGCCTTTGGGTGCCGCTGAGCCAATCACAGTCAAGTTTGCCAACAACCCAAGCCAGAAAACAGGCCAGGCCTTACTGACTCAGCTGTACCAAACTGCTGCCCGTCGCTACACGGGACCCCTGCACCACCAGACTCAACGTTTCAG TGTGATCCCTTCACTTGGAAAGGGACCAGATCCAAATAGCAGCTCAAACACAAT ACTCGACAATTTACTAAACGCCAGCTACGGAGTCAAGAG ttctcctcctctctttcccAGATTCTCCCCCATCACCATTGACAGCATGACCAGTCTGGCCGGTGTCAACCTAACCGGTCCCACCGGAGCCGGCTGGTGCATCTTCGTCTACAACCTGTCGCCCGAGGCGGACGAGAGCGTCCTGTGGCAGCTCTTTGGGCCTTTCGGCGCCGTCACCAATGTCAAAGTCATCCGTGACTTCACCACCAACAAATGCAAGGGCTTCGGCTTCGTCACAATGACCAACTACGACGAAGCCGCCATGGCTATCGCCAGTCTAAATGGCTACCGCCTGGGCGATCGCGTGCTGCAGGTTTCCTTCAAAACCAGCAAGCAGCACAAGGCCTGA
- the elavl3 gene encoding ELAV-like protein 3 isoform X12, with protein MVTIISTMETQVSNGPSGTSLPNGPVISTNGSTDDSKTNLIVNYLPQNMTQEEFKSLFGSIGEIESCKLVRDKITGQSLGYGFVNYVDPNDADKAINTLNGLKLQTKTIKVSYARPSSASIRDANLYVSGLPKTMSQKDMEQLFSQYGRIITSRILVDQVTAGISRGVGFIRFDKRNEAEEAIKGLNGQKPLGAAEPITVKFANNPSQKTGQALLTQLYQTAARRYTGPLHHQTQRFSVIPSLGKGPDPNSSSNTIFSPITIDSMTSLAGVNLTGPTGAGWCIFVYNLSPEADESVLWQLFGPFGAVTNVKVIRDFTTNKCKGFGFVTMTNYDEAAMAIASLNGYRLGDRVLQVSFKTSKQHKA; from the exons ATGGTTACT ATAATCAGCACCATGGAAACGCAGGTGTCCAACGGTCCAAGCGGAACCAGTCTGCCCAACGGCCCAGTCATTAGTACAAATGGCTCCACAGATGACAGCAAAACCAACTTGATCGTCAACTATCTGCCTCAGAACATGACCCAGGAAGAATTCAAAAGTTTGTTTGGTAGCATTGGAGAGATCGAATCCTGCAAGCTAGTCAGAGATAAGATAACAG GTCAGAGTTTGGGATATGGTTTTGTAAACTATGTGGATCCAAATGATGCAGACAAGGCTATCAACACACTAAATGGTCTCAAATTGCAGACTAAAACAATCAAG GTATCATATGCCAGGCCAAGTTCAGCCTCCATCCGTGATGCCAACCTTTATGTGAGCGGACTCCCCAAAACCATGAGCCAGAAAGACATGGAGCAGCTGTTCTCCCAGTATGGTCGCATCATCACGTCCCGCATCCTTGTGGACCAAGTTACAG CAGGCATATCACGGGGAGTGGGCTTCATCCGGTTTGACAAGCGAAATGAAGCAGAGGAGGCCATCAAAGGACTGAACGGGCAGAAGCCTTTGGGTGCCGCTGAGCCAATCACAGTCAAGTTTGCCAACAACCCAAGCCAGAAAACAGGCCAGGCCTTACTGACTCAGCTGTACCAAACTGCTGCCCGTCGCTACACGGGACCCCTGCACCACCAGACTCAACGTTTCAG TGTGATCCCTTCACTTGGAAAGGGACCAGATCCAAATAGCAGCTCAAACACAAT ATTCTCCCCCATCACCATTGACAGCATGACCAGTCTGGCCGGTGTCAACCTAACCGGTCCCACCGGAGCCGGCTGGTGCATCTTCGTCTACAACCTGTCGCCCGAGGCGGACGAGAGCGTCCTGTGGCAGCTCTTTGGGCCTTTCGGCGCCGTCACCAATGTCAAAGTCATCCGTGACTTCACCACCAACAAATGCAAGGGCTTCGGCTTCGTCACAATGACCAACTACGACGAAGCCGCCATGGCTATCGCCAGTCTAAATGGCTACCGCCTGGGCGATCGCGTGCTGCAGGTTTCCTTCAAAACCAGCAAGCAGCACAAGGCCTGA
- the elavl3 gene encoding ELAV-like protein 3 isoform X16, with amino-acid sequence MVTIISTMETQVSNGPSGTSLPNGPVISTNGSTDDSKTNLIVNYLPQNMTQEEFKSLFGSIGEIESCKLVRDKITGQSLGYGFVNYVDPNDADKAINTLNGLKLQTKTIKVSYARPSSASIRDANLYVSGLPKTMSQKDMEQLFSQYGRIITSRILVDQVTAGISRGVGFIRFDKRNEAEEAIKGLNGQKPLGAAEPITVKFANNPSQKTGQALLTQLYQTAARRYTGPLHHQTQRFRLDNLLNASYGVKRFSPITIDSMTSLAGVNLTGPTGAGWCIFVYNLSPEADESVLWQLFGPFGAVTNVKVIRDFTTNKCKGFGFVTMTNYDEAAMAIASLNGYRLGDRVLQVSFKTSKQHKA; translated from the exons ATGGTTACT ATAATCAGCACCATGGAAACGCAGGTGTCCAACGGTCCAAGCGGAACCAGTCTGCCCAACGGCCCAGTCATTAGTACAAATGGCTCCACAGATGACAGCAAAACCAACTTGATCGTCAACTATCTGCCTCAGAACATGACCCAGGAAGAATTCAAAAGTTTGTTTGGTAGCATTGGAGAGATCGAATCCTGCAAGCTAGTCAGAGATAAGATAACAG GTCAGAGTTTGGGATATGGTTTTGTAAACTATGTGGATCCAAATGATGCAGACAAGGCTATCAACACACTAAATGGTCTCAAATTGCAGACTAAAACAATCAAG GTATCATATGCCAGGCCAAGTTCAGCCTCCATCCGTGATGCCAACCTTTATGTGAGCGGACTCCCCAAAACCATGAGCCAGAAAGACATGGAGCAGCTGTTCTCCCAGTATGGTCGCATCATCACGTCCCGCATCCTTGTGGACCAAGTTACAG CAGGCATATCACGGGGAGTGGGCTTCATCCGGTTTGACAAGCGAAATGAAGCAGAGGAGGCCATCAAAGGACTGAACGGGCAGAAGCCTTTGGGTGCCGCTGAGCCAATCACAGTCAAGTTTGCCAACAACCCAAGCCAGAAAACAGGCCAGGCCTTACTGACTCAGCTGTACCAAACTGCTGCCCGTCGCTACACGGGACCCCTGCACCACCAGACTCAACGTTTCAG ACTCGACAATTTACTAAACGCCAGCTACGGAGTCAAGAG ATTCTCCCCCATCACCATTGACAGCATGACCAGTCTGGCCGGTGTCAACCTAACCGGTCCCACCGGAGCCGGCTGGTGCATCTTCGTCTACAACCTGTCGCCCGAGGCGGACGAGAGCGTCCTGTGGCAGCTCTTTGGGCCTTTCGGCGCCGTCACCAATGTCAAAGTCATCCGTGACTTCACCACCAACAAATGCAAGGGCTTCGGCTTCGTCACAATGACCAACTACGACGAAGCCGCCATGGCTATCGCCAGTCTAAATGGCTACCGCCTGGGCGATCGCGTGCTGCAGGTTTCCTTCAAAACCAGCAAGCAGCACAAGGCCTGA
- the elavl3 gene encoding ELAV-like protein 3 isoform X7 yields the protein MVTQIISTMETQVSNGPSGTSLPNGPVISTNGSTDDSKTNLIVNYLPQNMTQEEFKSLFGSIGEIESCKLVRDKITGQSLGYGFVNYVDPNDADKAINTLNGLKLQTKTIKVSYARPSSASIRDANLYVSGLPKTMSQKDMEQLFSQYGRIITSRILVDQVTGISRGVGFIRFDKRNEAEEAIKGLNGQKPLGAAEPITVKFANNPSQKTGQALLTQLYQTAARRYTGPLHHQTQRFSVIPSLGKGPDPNSSSNTILDNLLNASYGVKRFSPITIDSMTSLAGVNLTGPTGAGWCIFVYNLSPEADESVLWQLFGPFGAVTNVKVIRDFTTNKCKGFGFVTMTNYDEAAMAIASLNGYRLGDRVLQVSFKTSKQHKA from the exons ATGGTTACT CAGATAATCAGCACCATGGAAACGCAGGTGTCCAACGGTCCAAGCGGAACCAGTCTGCCCAACGGCCCAGTCATTAGTACAAATGGCTCCACAGATGACAGCAAAACCAACTTGATCGTCAACTATCTGCCTCAGAACATGACCCAGGAAGAATTCAAAAGTTTGTTTGGTAGCATTGGAGAGATCGAATCCTGCAAGCTAGTCAGAGATAAGATAACAG GTCAGAGTTTGGGATATGGTTTTGTAAACTATGTGGATCCAAATGATGCAGACAAGGCTATCAACACACTAAATGGTCTCAAATTGCAGACTAAAACAATCAAG GTATCATATGCCAGGCCAAGTTCAGCCTCCATCCGTGATGCCAACCTTTATGTGAGCGGACTCCCCAAAACCATGAGCCAGAAAGACATGGAGCAGCTGTTCTCCCAGTATGGTCGCATCATCACGTCCCGCATCCTTGTGGACCAAGTTACAG GCATATCACGGGGAGTGGGCTTCATCCGGTTTGACAAGCGAAATGAAGCAGAGGAGGCCATCAAAGGACTGAACGGGCAGAAGCCTTTGGGTGCCGCTGAGCCAATCACAGTCAAGTTTGCCAACAACCCAAGCCAGAAAACAGGCCAGGCCTTACTGACTCAGCTGTACCAAACTGCTGCCCGTCGCTACACGGGACCCCTGCACCACCAGACTCAACGTTTCAG TGTGATCCCTTCACTTGGAAAGGGACCAGATCCAAATAGCAGCTCAAACACAAT ACTCGACAATTTACTAAACGCCAGCTACGGAGTCAAGAG ATTCTCCCCCATCACCATTGACAGCATGACCAGTCTGGCCGGTGTCAACCTAACCGGTCCCACCGGAGCCGGCTGGTGCATCTTCGTCTACAACCTGTCGCCCGAGGCGGACGAGAGCGTCCTGTGGCAGCTCTTTGGGCCTTTCGGCGCCGTCACCAATGTCAAAGTCATCCGTGACTTCACCACCAACAAATGCAAGGGCTTCGGCTTCGTCACAATGACCAACTACGACGAAGCCGCCATGGCTATCGCCAGTCTAAATGGCTACCGCCTGGGCGATCGCGTGCTGCAGGTTTCCTTCAAAACCAGCAAGCAGCACAAGGCCTGA
- the elavl3 gene encoding ELAV-like protein 3 isoform X5 gives MVTQIISTMETQVSNGPSGTSLPNGPVISTNGSTDDSKTNLIVNYLPQNMTQEEFKSLFGSIGEIESCKLVRDKITGQSLGYGFVNYVDPNDADKAINTLNGLKLQTKTIKVSYARPSSASIRDANLYVSGLPKTMSQKDMEQLFSQYGRIITSRILVDQVTAGISRGVGFIRFDKRNEAEEAIKGLNGQKPLGAAEPITVKFANNPSQKTGQALLTQLYQTAARRYTGPLHHQTQRFSVIPSLGKGPDPNSSSNTILDNLLNASYGVKRFSPITIDSMTSLAGVNLTGPTGAGWCIFVYNLSPEADESVLWQLFGPFGAVTNVKVIRDFTTNKCKGFGFVTMTNYDEAAMAIASLNGYRLGDRVLQVSFKTSKQHKA, from the exons ATGGTTACT CAGATAATCAGCACCATGGAAACGCAGGTGTCCAACGGTCCAAGCGGAACCAGTCTGCCCAACGGCCCAGTCATTAGTACAAATGGCTCCACAGATGACAGCAAAACCAACTTGATCGTCAACTATCTGCCTCAGAACATGACCCAGGAAGAATTCAAAAGTTTGTTTGGTAGCATTGGAGAGATCGAATCCTGCAAGCTAGTCAGAGATAAGATAACAG GTCAGAGTTTGGGATATGGTTTTGTAAACTATGTGGATCCAAATGATGCAGACAAGGCTATCAACACACTAAATGGTCTCAAATTGCAGACTAAAACAATCAAG GTATCATATGCCAGGCCAAGTTCAGCCTCCATCCGTGATGCCAACCTTTATGTGAGCGGACTCCCCAAAACCATGAGCCAGAAAGACATGGAGCAGCTGTTCTCCCAGTATGGTCGCATCATCACGTCCCGCATCCTTGTGGACCAAGTTACAG CAGGCATATCACGGGGAGTGGGCTTCATCCGGTTTGACAAGCGAAATGAAGCAGAGGAGGCCATCAAAGGACTGAACGGGCAGAAGCCTTTGGGTGCCGCTGAGCCAATCACAGTCAAGTTTGCCAACAACCCAAGCCAGAAAACAGGCCAGGCCTTACTGACTCAGCTGTACCAAACTGCTGCCCGTCGCTACACGGGACCCCTGCACCACCAGACTCAACGTTTCAG TGTGATCCCTTCACTTGGAAAGGGACCAGATCCAAATAGCAGCTCAAACACAAT ACTCGACAATTTACTAAACGCCAGCTACGGAGTCAAGAG ATTCTCCCCCATCACCATTGACAGCATGACCAGTCTGGCCGGTGTCAACCTAACCGGTCCCACCGGAGCCGGCTGGTGCATCTTCGTCTACAACCTGTCGCCCGAGGCGGACGAGAGCGTCCTGTGGCAGCTCTTTGGGCCTTTCGGCGCCGTCACCAATGTCAAAGTCATCCGTGACTTCACCACCAACAAATGCAAGGGCTTCGGCTTCGTCACAATGACCAACTACGACGAAGCCGCCATGGCTATCGCCAGTCTAAATGGCTACCGCCTGGGCGATCGCGTGCTGCAGGTTTCCTTCAAAACCAGCAAGCAGCACAAGGCCTGA
- the elavl3 gene encoding ELAV-like protein 3 isoform X15, protein MVTQIISTMETQVSNGPSGTSLPNGPVISTNGSTDDSKTNLIVNYLPQNMTQEEFKSLFGSIGEIESCKLVRDKITGQSLGYGFVNYVDPNDADKAINTLNGLKLQTKTIKVSYARPSSASIRDANLYVSGLPKTMSQKDMEQLFSQYGRIITSRILVDQVTGISRGVGFIRFDKRNEAEEAIKGLNGQKPLGAAEPITVKFANNPSQKTGQALLTQLYQTAARRYTGPLHHQTQRFRLDNLLNASYGVKRFSPITIDSMTSLAGVNLTGPTGAGWCIFVYNLSPEADESVLWQLFGPFGAVTNVKVIRDFTTNKCKGFGFVTMTNYDEAAMAIASLNGYRLGDRVLQVSFKTSKQHKA, encoded by the exons ATGGTTACT CAGATAATCAGCACCATGGAAACGCAGGTGTCCAACGGTCCAAGCGGAACCAGTCTGCCCAACGGCCCAGTCATTAGTACAAATGGCTCCACAGATGACAGCAAAACCAACTTGATCGTCAACTATCTGCCTCAGAACATGACCCAGGAAGAATTCAAAAGTTTGTTTGGTAGCATTGGAGAGATCGAATCCTGCAAGCTAGTCAGAGATAAGATAACAG GTCAGAGTTTGGGATATGGTTTTGTAAACTATGTGGATCCAAATGATGCAGACAAGGCTATCAACACACTAAATGGTCTCAAATTGCAGACTAAAACAATCAAG GTATCATATGCCAGGCCAAGTTCAGCCTCCATCCGTGATGCCAACCTTTATGTGAGCGGACTCCCCAAAACCATGAGCCAGAAAGACATGGAGCAGCTGTTCTCCCAGTATGGTCGCATCATCACGTCCCGCATCCTTGTGGACCAAGTTACAG GCATATCACGGGGAGTGGGCTTCATCCGGTTTGACAAGCGAAATGAAGCAGAGGAGGCCATCAAAGGACTGAACGGGCAGAAGCCTTTGGGTGCCGCTGAGCCAATCACAGTCAAGTTTGCCAACAACCCAAGCCAGAAAACAGGCCAGGCCTTACTGACTCAGCTGTACCAAACTGCTGCCCGTCGCTACACGGGACCCCTGCACCACCAGACTCAACGTTTCAG ACTCGACAATTTACTAAACGCCAGCTACGGAGTCAAGAG ATTCTCCCCCATCACCATTGACAGCATGACCAGTCTGGCCGGTGTCAACCTAACCGGTCCCACCGGAGCCGGCTGGTGCATCTTCGTCTACAACCTGTCGCCCGAGGCGGACGAGAGCGTCCTGTGGCAGCTCTTTGGGCCTTTCGGCGCCGTCACCAATGTCAAAGTCATCCGTGACTTCACCACCAACAAATGCAAGGGCTTCGGCTTCGTCACAATGACCAACTACGACGAAGCCGCCATGGCTATCGCCAGTCTAAATGGCTACCGCCTGGGCGATCGCGTGCTGCAGGTTTCCTTCAAAACCAGCAAGCAGCACAAGGCCTGA
- the elavl3 gene encoding ELAV-like protein 3 isoform X21 — MVTIISTMETQVSNGPSGTSLPNGPVISTNGSTDDSKTNLIVNYLPQNMTQEEFKSLFGSIGEIESCKLVRDKITGQSLGYGFVNYVDPNDADKAINTLNGLKLQTKTIKVSYARPSSASIRDANLYVSGLPKTMSQKDMEQLFSQYGRIITSRILVDQVTAGISRGVGFIRFDKRNEAEEAIKGLNGQKPLGAAEPITVKFANNPSQKTGQALLTQLYQTAARRYTGPLHHQTQRFRFSPITIDSMTSLAGVNLTGPTGAGWCIFVYNLSPEADESVLWQLFGPFGAVTNVKVIRDFTTNKCKGFGFVTMTNYDEAAMAIASLNGYRLGDRVLQVSFKTSKQHKA, encoded by the exons ATGGTTACT ATAATCAGCACCATGGAAACGCAGGTGTCCAACGGTCCAAGCGGAACCAGTCTGCCCAACGGCCCAGTCATTAGTACAAATGGCTCCACAGATGACAGCAAAACCAACTTGATCGTCAACTATCTGCCTCAGAACATGACCCAGGAAGAATTCAAAAGTTTGTTTGGTAGCATTGGAGAGATCGAATCCTGCAAGCTAGTCAGAGATAAGATAACAG GTCAGAGTTTGGGATATGGTTTTGTAAACTATGTGGATCCAAATGATGCAGACAAGGCTATCAACACACTAAATGGTCTCAAATTGCAGACTAAAACAATCAAG GTATCATATGCCAGGCCAAGTTCAGCCTCCATCCGTGATGCCAACCTTTATGTGAGCGGACTCCCCAAAACCATGAGCCAGAAAGACATGGAGCAGCTGTTCTCCCAGTATGGTCGCATCATCACGTCCCGCATCCTTGTGGACCAAGTTACAG CAGGCATATCACGGGGAGTGGGCTTCATCCGGTTTGACAAGCGAAATGAAGCAGAGGAGGCCATCAAAGGACTGAACGGGCAGAAGCCTTTGGGTGCCGCTGAGCCAATCACAGTCAAGTTTGCCAACAACCCAAGCCAGAAAACAGGCCAGGCCTTACTGACTCAGCTGTACCAAACTGCTGCCCGTCGCTACACGGGACCCCTGCACCACCAGACTCAACGTTTCAG ATTCTCCCCCATCACCATTGACAGCATGACCAGTCTGGCCGGTGTCAACCTAACCGGTCCCACCGGAGCCGGCTGGTGCATCTTCGTCTACAACCTGTCGCCCGAGGCGGACGAGAGCGTCCTGTGGCAGCTCTTTGGGCCTTTCGGCGCCGTCACCAATGTCAAAGTCATCCGTGACTTCACCACCAACAAATGCAAGGGCTTCGGCTTCGTCACAATGACCAACTACGACGAAGCCGCCATGGCTATCGCCAGTCTAAATGGCTACCGCCTGGGCGATCGCGTGCTGCAGGTTTCCTTCAAAACCAGCAAGCAGCACAAGGCCTGA